From a single Phragmites australis chromosome 7, lpPhrAust1.1, whole genome shotgun sequence genomic region:
- the LOC133924788 gene encoding replication factor C subunit 4-like, translated as MAASAATAAVPAGTYDIPWVEKYRPTRVADVVGNSDAVARLEVVARDGNMPNLILSGPPGTGKTTSILALAHELLGPSYREAVLELNASDDRGLDVVRNKIKMFAQKKVTLQPGRHKIVILDEADSMTSGAQQALRRTMEIYSNTTRFALACNTSSKIIEPIQSRCAIVRFSRLSDQEILCRLMVVVAAEKVPYVPEGLEAIIFTADGDMRQALNNLQATFSGFRFVNQENVFKVCDQPHPLHVKNMVKNVLDGKFDEACSALKQLYDLGYSPTDIITTLFRVVKNYDMAEYLKLEMLKETGFAHMRICDGVGSFLQLSGLLAKFALVRETAKAP; from the exons ATGGcggcctccgccgccaccgctgccgtaCCCGCCGGCACCTACGACATCCCGTGGGTGGAGAAGTACCGCCCCACCCGCGTCGCGGACGTCGTCGGCAACTCCGACGCCGTCGCCCGCCTCGAGGTCGTCGCCCGCGACGGCAACATGCCCAACCTCATCCTCTCC GGGCCTCCAGGGACTGGTAAGACGACGAGCATCCTGGCCCTCGCCCACGAGCTGCTCGGGCCCAGCTACCGCGAGGCCGTGCTCGAGCTCAACGCCTCGGACGACAG GGGGCTGGATGTGGTGCGGAACAAGATCAAGATGTTTGCGCAGAAGAAGGTCACACTGCAGCCAGGGCGGCACAAGATTGTCATCCTGGATGAGGCCGACAG CATGACATCAGGAGCACAGCAAGCACTGCGAAGAACGATGGAGATCTATTCCAACACCACAAGATTTGCACTCGCGTGCAACACCTCATCTAAGATAATTGAACCCATTCAAAGCCGTTGTGCTATTGTCAGGTTCTCGAGGCTCTCAGATCAGGAGATCCTTTGCCGCCTGATGGTTGTCGTGGCAGCTGAGAAG GTTCCTTATGTGCCAGAGGGGCTTGAAGCTATCATATTTACCGCTGATGGTGACATGAGACAAGCTTTAAACAACCTGCAAGCTACATTTAGTGGGTTCCGCTTTGTTAATCAAGAAAATGTGTTCAAG GTATGTGATCAACCACATCCCTTGCACGTCAAGAATATGGTGAAAAATGTGCTTGATGGAAAGTTTGACGAGGCCTGCTCTGCGCTGAAGCAACTCTATGATTTGGGATACTCTCCTACTGACATAATCACTACTCTCTTCCGTGTTGTCAAGAACTATGACATGGCTGAATATCTGAAGCTGGAAATGCTGAAG GAAACAGGATTTGCACACATGAGAATCTGTGATGGTGTTGGGTCATTCCTTCAGCTTTCGGGCCTTCTTGCGAAGTTTGCGCTGGTTAGAGAAACAGCGAAAGCACCATAA
- the LOC133924786 gene encoding homeobox-leucine zipper protein ROC4-like: MSFGGLFDGGGDAAGMQCPYGVSPSSPALSLARADAGRRRDGSGGQMGSVAHGGGNAKDASEVENESLSVSEHLDAVSGGGEDGNPRKRKKRYHRHTPQQIQQLEALFKEYPHPDEKQRAELSKQLGLEPRQVKFWFQNRRTQMKNQMERHENSLLKQENDKLRAENLSIREAMRDPVCGGCGGPARLGELSLEEHHLRVENARLRDELSRVCALTAKFIGKPISLMAPSHMHQPHPLAGSSLELAVTGIGSMPSSTMTISTISGFAGSVSSPMGTVTTPMATAPAMVGIDKSMFLELAVSAMDELVKMAQMNEPLWIPSVSSPGLPAMEMLNFKEYLKTFSPCIGVKPVGFVSEASRESGIVSIDSSAALVEAFMDEQRWSDMFSCIVAKASTIEEISTGVAGSRNGALLLMHAELQVLSPLVPVREVTFLRFCKQLAEGAWAVVDVSIDGLEREQCLVANTNGRRLPSGFVVQDTPNGCKVTWVEHTEYFEASVHPLYQPLLRSGLALGAGRWLATLQRQCECLAILMSSIAMPEHDSAAVLLEGKRSLLKLARRMMENFCAGVRASSAHEWSKLDGLMCSIGEDVRVMARKSVDEPGVPPGVVLSAATSVWIPVTPERLFNFLRDEGLRAEWDILSNGAPMQQMLQIAKGQLDGNSVTLLRASPTNTNRDTMLILQETCTDKSGAMVVYAPVDFPAMQLVMGGGDSAYVALLPSGFAILPSGSSISGGGHKTNGSLLTVAFQILVNSQPTAKLTVESVDTVFNLISCTVKKIKVALHCDV; this comes from the exons ATGAGCTTCGGGGGTCTCTtcgacggcggcggggacgcGGCCGGCATGCAGTGCCCGTACGGCGTCTCCCCCTCATCGCCGGCTCTCTCCCTCGCGCGG GCGGACGCCGGACGCCGTCGCGACGGCAGCGGTGGGCAGATGGGTTCGGTAGCCCACGGCGGCGGGAACGCGAAGGACGCTTCGGAGGTGGAGAACGAGAGCCTGTCGGTGAGCGAGCACCTCGACGCCGTCTctggcggcggcgaggacgggAACCCGCGCAAGCGCAAGAAGCGGTACCACCGCCACACGCCGCAGCAGATCCAACAGCTCGAAGC GCTGTTCAAGGAATACCCCCACCCAGACGAGAAGCAGCGGGCGGAGCTGAGCAAGCAGCTCGGCCTGGAGCCGCGGCAGGTCAAattctggttccagaaccggcGCACGCAGATGAAG AACCAAATGGAGCGGCACGAGAACTCGCTGCTGAAGCAGGAGAACGACAAGCTGCGCGCCGAGAACTTGTCCATCCGGGAGGCTATGAGGGACCCGGTGTGTGGCGGCTGTGGCGGTCCAGCGAGGCTTGGGGAGCTGTCCTTGGAAGAGCACCATCTGCGCGTCGAGAACGCGAGGCTCAGGGACGAGCTCTCCCGAGTCTGCGCCCTCACAGCCAAGTTCATCGGCAAGCCCATTTCTCTCATGGCACCGTCGCACATGCATCAGCCACATCCTTTGGCAGGCTCGTCACTGGAGCTTGCAGTCACTGGTATTGGTTCAATGCCATCGAGCACAATGACCATCTCGACGATCTCTGGATTTGCTGGCAGTGTGTCTAGCCCGATGGGCACGGTGACCACACCCATGGCGACTGCGCCGGCGATGGTTGGCATTGACAAGTCCATGTTCTTGGAGCTTGCAGTGAGTGCAATGGATGAGCTTGTCAAGATGGCACAGATGAATGAGCCATTGTGGATTCCAAGCGTTTCCTCTCCTGGCTTGCCCGCCATGGAGATGCTTAACTTCAAAGAGTACTTGAAGACCTTCTCACCATGCATTGGGGTGAAGCCTGTTGGGTTTGTGTCTGAGGCCTCTAGGGAGTCCGGCATTGTCAGCATTGACAGCAGTGCTGCTCTTGTGGAAGCCTTCATGGATGAG CAACGATGGTCCGACATGTTCTCTTGCATCGTTGCCAAGGCATCAACCATCGAGGAGATCTCAACTGGCGTTGCAGGAAGCAGAAACGGTGCATTGCTGCTT ATGCATGCAGAGCTACAAGTGCTTTCGCCTCTTGTCCCTGTAAGGGAGGTGACATTTCTTAGGTTCTGCAAACAGCTGGCTGAGGGTGCATGGGCTGTAGTGGATGTTTCCATTGATGGATTGGAGAGGGAACAGTGCCTAGTTGCAAACACGAATGGCCGGAGGCTGCCTTCAGGTTTTGTGGTGCAAGATACCCCCAATGGCTGCAAG GTCACATGGGTTGAGCATACAGAATATTTTGAGGCTTCTGTGCACCCGCTGTACCAGCCTCTTCTCCGGTCTGGCCTCGCCCTTGGTGCAGGGCGGTGGCTCGCAACACTGCAGCGTCAGTGCGAGTGCTTGGCCATCCTCATGTCATCAATTGCAATGCCAGAGCATGACTCAGCAG CTGTTTTGCTTGAAGGGAAACGGAGCTTGTTGAAGTTGGCAAGGAGGATGATGGAGAACTTCTGTGCAGGGGTGAGAGCATCATCTGCTCATGAATGGAGCAAACTGGATGGCTTGATGTGCAGCATTGGGGAAGATGTGCGTGTCATGGCAAGGAAGAGTGTGGATGAACCTGGGGTGCCACCAGGTGTGGTGCTCAGTGCTGCCACATCAGTCTGGATACCTGTGACGCCGGAGCGGCTCTTCAACTTCCTGCGCGATGAGGGGCTTCGTGCTGAATGGGACATCCTCAGCAATGGTGCACCTATGCAGCAGATGCTACAGATTGCCAAAGGGCAACTGGATGGCAATTCCGTAACTCTACTGAGAGCCAGC CCCACAAACACCAATCGGGATACCATGTTGATTCTTCAAGAGACATGCACTGACAAATCCGGTGCAATGGTCGTTTACGCCCCAGTGGATTTCCCAGCAATGCAGCTTGTCATGGGTGGAGGGGACTCGGCGTATGTGGCACTCTTGCCATCCGGTTTTGCCATTCTACCTAGTGGGTCTAGCATCAGCGGTGGTGGGCACAAGACAAACGGATCACTGCTCACGGTTGCGTTCCAGATACTTGTCAACAGCCAGCCCACTGCAAAGCTCACCGTGGAGTCAGTAGACACAGTTTTCAACCTAATCTCTTGCACCGTCAAGAAGATCAAGGTGGCGCTTCATTGCGACGTCTAA